Within Blastocatellia bacterium, the genomic segment TCTCAGCCGTAATGCATTGGTGACGACCGACACGGAACTGAACGTCATCGCCGCAGCGGCAATCATCGGGCTCAGGAGGATTCCCCACAGGGGATAAAGCACACCAGCGGCAACAGGCACGGCCAGCGCATTATAGCCAAAAGCCAGCCAGAGATTCTGTCGAATATTCTTCATGACTAACCGGCTCAACCGCCGCGCGCGAGCGATTGCGCGGAGATCCCCTTTGATGAGAATTATGTC encodes:
- a CDS encoding copper-transporting ATPase produces the protein DIILIKGDLRAIARARRLSRLVMKNIRQNLWLAFGYNALAVPVAAGVLYPLWGILLSPMIAAAAMTFSSVSVVTNALRLRTVRL